In Nymphaea colorata isolate Beijing-Zhang1983 chromosome 5, ASM883128v2, whole genome shotgun sequence, one genomic interval encodes:
- the LOC116254585 gene encoding abscisic acid 8'-hydroxylase 2: MHFYVLSAILLSSFLYILKRWHSKENRRLPPGSMGWPYIGETLKLYSQDPNTFYASKQKKYGDIFKTHILGCPCVMISNPEAARMVMVSHAHLFKPTFPSSKERMIGPQALFFHQGDYHVRLRKLVQASLLPQAIRGWVGEVESQAVSLMDAWNDATINTFHEMKKLSFNVAMVAIFGQCEEGEEAERVRSLYKRLESGYNSMPLDFPGTSFHKAIKARKELSEILSKKIDKRRRDRKEEKRQEKEGILGTLLGLEGEKLAELADNQILDNIIGLLFAAQDTTASVLTWILKYLHDYPAVLHSLTREHEAIRRNLEREKRRLTWDDTMKMPLTSRVIQETMRMASVLSFTFREAVEDVELHGYLIPKGWKVLPLFRSIHHSPDHFSDPEKFDPSRFEVPPKPNTFLGFGNGIHSCPGNELAKLEMRILLHHLTLRFRWETECKEGGIQYGPFPVPKQGLPIRVFRKDQPEETQLLHPNLPSK; the protein is encoded by the exons ATGCATTTCTATGTCCTCTCTGCAATTCTTCTTTCCTCCTTCCTCTACATTCTGAAACGATGGCATTCAAAGGAGAACAGGCGTCTGCCTCCTGGTTCCATGGGATGGCCCTATATAGGGGAGACCCTGAAGCTCTACTCGCAGGACCCAAACACCTTCTACGCCAGCAAGCAGAAGAA GTATGGCGACATATTCAAGACCCACATACTGGGCTGCCCATGTGTGATGATCTCGAACCCGGAGGCGGCGAGGATGGTGATGGTGAGCCACGCCCACCTGTTCAAGCCCACCTTCCCTTCCAGCAAGGAGAGGATGATAGGGCCACAGGCTCTGTTCTTCCACCAGGGCGACTACCATGTGAGGCTCAGGAAGTTGGTGCAGGCGTCCCTTCTTCCTCAAGCGATAAGAGGTTGGGTAGGTGAAGTAGAGAGCCAAGCGGTGTCTCTCATGGACGCTTGGAACGACGCCACCATCAACACCTTCCATGAAATGAAAAAG CTATCGTTCAATGTGGCCATGGTTGCGATATTTGGGCAGTgtgaagagggagaagaagcaGAGCGCGTGAGGTCCCTCTACAAGCGCCTGGAGAGCGGCTACAATTCAATGCCACTCGATTTCCCTGGCACTTCATTTCACAAAGCCATCAAG GCGAGGAAGGAGCTGAGTGAGATCCTGAGTAAGAAGATAGACAAGAGGAGGAGGGATagaaaggaggagaagaggcaAGAAAAGGAGGGAATTCTGGGGACGCTGCTGGGTCTGGAGGGCGAGAAGCTTGCAGAGCTCGCCGACAACCAGATTCTGGACAACATCATCGGTCTTCTGTTTGCTGCGCAGGACACCACCGCCAGTGTCCTCACTTGGATACTCAAGTACCTCCACGACTACCCCGCTGTCCTCCACTCCCTCACG AGGGAACACGAAGCTATCAGGCGaaacttagagagagaaaaaagaaggttGACGTGGGACGATACCATGAAGATGCCCTTGACCAGCCGG GTGATTCAAGAGACGATGAGGATGGCTAGCGTTCTATCATTCACATTCAGAGAGGCAGTGGAGGATGTGGAGCTCCATGGATATCTTATCCCCAAAGGTTGGAAGGTTCTTCCCCTGTTCAGAAGCATCCATCACAGTCCAGATCACTTCTCAGACCCAGAAAAGTTTGATCCTTCGAGATTTGAG GTCCCACCCAAGCCAAACACATTCTTGGGCTTTGGGAATGGAATACACTCTTGCCCAGGAAATGAGCTGGCCAAACTTGAGATGAGGATCCTTCTCCACCACTTAACATTGAGATTCAG GTGGGAAACAGAATGCAAGGAAGGTGGGATTCAGTACGGGCCTTTCCCCGTCCCCAAACAAGGCCTCCCCATTAGGGTCTTCCGCAAGGACCAACCTGAGGAGACGCAGCTCCTGCATCCCAACCTGCCCTCCAAATAA
- the LOC116254217 gene encoding proteasome subunit beta type-5-like, with product MKLDTSGLESFAPHQGVDAEFKELSLVASFEFPNVTNFDDFQKKAVQMVKPAKGTTTLAFIFKDGVMVAADSRASMGAYISSQSVKKIIEINPYMLGTMAGGAADCQFWHRNLGIKCRLHELANKRRISVTGASKLLANILYSYRGMGLSVGTMIAGWDEAGPGLYYVDSEGGRLKGTRFSVGSGSPYAYGVLDSGYRWDLSIEEAAELARRAIYHATFRDGASGGVASVYYVGRDGWRKLSGDDVGDLHYKYYPVVQEEEMTEAAAA from the exons ATGAAGCTTGATACAAGTGGTCTTGAGTCATTTGCTCCGCATCAAGGTGTTGACGCTGAATTTAAAGAACTTTCGCTAGTTGCATCGTTCGAATTCCCCAATGTTACAAAT TTTGATGATTTTCAGAAAAAGGCAGTTCAGATGGTGAAGCCTGCAAAAGGGACAACGACACTAGCATTTATATTCAAAGATGGAGTTATGGTTGCTGCTGATTCTCGCGCTAGCATGGGAGCGTATATAT CTTCACAATCTGTCAAGAAAATCATTGAGATCAATCCATATATGCTTGGCACAATGGctggtggagcagctgattgccAATTTTGGCACAGGAATTTGGGCATCAAG TGCCGTTTGCATGAGCTGGCAAACAAGCGGAGGATTTCAGTTACTGGCGCTTCTAAATTGCTCGCAAATATTCTTTATTCTTATCGTGGAATGGGCCTGTCCGTTGGTACAATGATTGCTGGATGGGATGAAGCG GGCCCTGGTTTATATTATGTTGATAGCGAAGGTGGAAGACTTAAAGGGACACGTTTCTCAGTTGGATCAGGTTCACCATATGCATATGGTGTTTTGGACAGTGG TTATCGTTGGGATTTATCAATTGAGGAGGCTGCTGAACTTGCACGCCGGGCAATTTATCATGCAACATTCCGAGATGGTGCTAGTGGAGGGGTTGCTAGCg TTTATTACGTTGGGCGCGACGGCTGGAGGAAGCTCTCAGGAGATGACGTAGGTGATCTACATTACAAATACTACCCGGTTGTTCAAGAAGAGGAAATGACAGAAGCTGCAGCAGCTTAA
- the LOC116254857 gene encoding uncharacterized protein LOC116254857 yields the protein MDIYSPLTTDLTKAKRQREQDRIFEILAGLPNDYEQLRSQILMAHDLPSLASVLSLLMREESRRKAMGMLADGYQEIPNEEKLAFATSNNAYSTTGERSFKYKREDSRKVKCTHCKRNGHSRDSCWFLHGKPEKGQNSFIRSMARNQEKRDHNSNQANHATTSLENQITLDKLAEMIKELQVQRTAGIATNLGNKGTIKSGSDDSEDDW from the exons ATGGACATATACTCACCTCTTACTACAGACCTTACTAAGGCCAAAAGGCAGCGTGAACAAGATCGCATCTTTGAAATTTTAGCCGGCCTGCCTAATGATTATGAACAACTTCGTAGTCAAATACTTATGGCCCATGATTTGCCTTCTCTAGCATCAGTTTTATCCTTGCTTATGCGTGAAGAGTCCAGGCGTAAGGCTATGGGAATGCTGGCTGACGGTTATCAAGAAATACCCAATGAAGAAAAATTGGCTTTTGCAACAAGCAATAATGCTTATTCTACCACCGGTGAGAGGTCATTCAAATACAAACGTGAGGACTCTAGGAAAGTcaagtgcactcactgcaagaggAATGGGCACTCTCGAGATTCCTGCTGGTTCCTTCATGGGAAACCTGAAAAAGGGCAGAATTCTTTCATTAGAAGCATGGCTCGcaatcaagaaaaaagagatcACAACTCCAATCAAGCAAATCATGCCACGACTTCATTGGAAAATCAGATCACTTTGGACAAATTGGCTGAAATGATTAAAGAACTTCAAGTCCAAAGAACCGCCGGCATCGCAACCAACTTGGGGAACAAAGGTACAATCAAATCAG GATCGGATGACTCAGAAGACGATTGGTGA